From the Anguilla anguilla isolate fAngAng1 chromosome 8, fAngAng1.pri, whole genome shotgun sequence genome, one window contains:
- the cfap20 gene encoding cilia- and flagella-associated protein 20 isoform X1 — protein sequence MFKNTFQSGFLSILYSIGSKPLQIWDKKVRNGHIKRITDNDIQSLVLEVEGTNVSTTFITCPADPKKTLGIKLPFLVMIIKNLKKYFTFEVQVLDDKNVRRRFRASNYQSTTRVKPFICTMPMRLDDGWNQIQFNLSDFTRRAYGTNYIETLRVQIHANCRIRRVYFSDRLYSEDELPAEYKLYLPVQNKAKVNT from the exons atgtttaaaaacacatttcagagtggattccTGTCCATTCTCTACAGTATTGGAAGCAAGCCACTCCAGATATGGGATAAAAAG GTGAGAAATGGTCACATTAAGCGGATAACGGATAACGACATTCAGTCTCTGGTGTTGGAAGTAGAAGGAACTAACGTCAG CACCACATTCATCACATGTCCAGCAGATCCAAAGAAGACACTTGGGATCAAACTTCCATTCCTGGTTATGATCATCAAGAATTTAAAGAAGTATTTCACCTTTGAGGTTCAG GTGCTGGACGATAAGAATGTGCGGCGTCGGTTTCGGGCGAGCAACTACCAGAGCACGACCCGCGTGAAGCCCTTCATCTGCACCATGCCCATGCGGCTGGACGACGGCTGGAACCAGATCCAGTTCAACCTGTCGGACTTCACGCGCCGCGCCTACGGCACCAACTACATCGAGACGCTCCGCGTACAG ATTCATGCTAATTGCCGCATCAGAAGGGTATACTTCTCAGACAGGCTGTACTCGGAAGATGAACTCCCAGCAGAATATAAACTGTATTTACCTGTTCAGAATAAAGCAAAGGTAAACACCTGA
- the cfap20 gene encoding cilia- and flagella-associated protein 20 isoform X2, protein MFKNTFQSGFLSILYSIGSKPLQIWDKKVRNGHIKRITDNDIQSLVLEVEGTNVSTTFITCPADPKKTLGIKLPFLVMIIKNLKKYFTFEVQVLDDKNVRRRFRASNYQSTTRVKPFICTMPMRLDDGWNQIQFNLSDFTRRAYGTNYIETLRVQIHANCRIRRVYFSDRLYSEDELPAEYKLYLPVQNKAKQ, encoded by the exons atgtttaaaaacacatttcagagtggattccTGTCCATTCTCTACAGTATTGGAAGCAAGCCACTCCAGATATGGGATAAAAAG GTGAGAAATGGTCACATTAAGCGGATAACGGATAACGACATTCAGTCTCTGGTGTTGGAAGTAGAAGGAACTAACGTCAG CACCACATTCATCACATGTCCAGCAGATCCAAAGAAGACACTTGGGATCAAACTTCCATTCCTGGTTATGATCATCAAGAATTTAAAGAAGTATTTCACCTTTGAGGTTCAG GTGCTGGACGATAAGAATGTGCGGCGTCGGTTTCGGGCGAGCAACTACCAGAGCACGACCCGCGTGAAGCCCTTCATCTGCACCATGCCCATGCGGCTGGACGACGGCTGGAACCAGATCCAGTTCAACCTGTCGGACTTCACGCGCCGCGCCTACGGCACCAACTACATCGAGACGCTCCGCGTACAG ATTCATGCTAATTGCCGCATCAGAAGGGTATACTTCTCAGACAGGCTGTACTCGGAAGATGAACTCCCAGCAGAATATAAACTGTATTTACCTGTTCAGAATAAAGCAAAG CAGTAG